From a single Rutidosis leptorrhynchoides isolate AG116_Rl617_1_P2 chromosome 5, CSIRO_AGI_Rlap_v1, whole genome shotgun sequence genomic region:
- the LOC139848700 gene encoding uncharacterized protein: MVEPSSVTNAESLEVAKDCLSKAFKIDPLSAASVPKSDSLVQIFSSQTLVGDTDKQDDRTVGVGEDELFGQFFDALEKVNFFGTTPDDEDEEALDKATHLFQSALKEMKESEGAIFDLKNLADTFKLLGNKAMQSKLYLDAIELYSVAIALCNDNVVYYCNRAAAYTRVGQYAEAIHDCNKAIEIDPNYSKAYSRLGYAYYDQGNYADALLKGFAIALQLDPNNESVRENMQLAEQKLMEQQRRIRRGQGSSSFNSGNGRSRSHGTDPTDHLAEVFDLSDITWAMDSAGPSNNHDGEPGIRVGVIERMPGELHEVLTSALRMFREQSERDAEGTQDPHGN; encoded by the exons ATGG TTGAACCTAGTTCTGTTACTAATGCTGAAAGTCTTGAAGTTGCTAAAGACTGCTTATCGAAGGCTTTTAAGATTGATCCATTGTCTGCTGCCAGTGTGCCAAAATCTGATTCTCTCGTCCAGATTTTCAGTTCACAAACACTGGTG GGTGATACCGATAAACAGGATGATCGCACCGTAG GGGTGGGTGAGGATGAGCTTTTTGGTCAATTTTTTGATGCCCTGGAAAAGGTTAACTTTTTCGGGACTACACCGGATGACGAAGATGAAGAGGCACTCGATAAAGCTACTCATTTGTTCCAAAGTGCTTTGAAG GAAATGAAAGAATCTGAAGGTGCGATATTTGATCTTAAAAACTTGGCTGATACCTTCAAGTTACTAG GTAACAAAGCTATGCAATCAAAATTGTACCTGGATGCAATTGAGCTTTACAGTGTTGCAATTGCACTTTGTAATGATAATGTTGTTTATTATTGCAACAG GGCAGCTGCATACACCCGTGTGGGTCAGTATGCAGAAGCAATCCATGACTGTAATAAAGCAATTGAAATCGACCCGAATTACAGCAAGGCGTATAGTCGCTTAGGCTATGCTTATTATGATCAAGGGAATTATGCGGATGCCCTCTTAAAAGGCTTTGCGATAG CCTTACAATTGGATCCAAATAATGAATCTGTTAGAGAAAACATGCAG TTAGCCGAGCAGAAACTGATGGAACAGCAACGAAGAATTAGACGTGGCCAG GGTTCAAGTTCATTTAATTCTGGAAATGGTCGGTCAAGGAGCCATGGGACGGATCCAACTGATCATCTGGCTGAAGTGTTTGATTTGTCCGACATTACATGGGCCATGGATTCTGCAGGGCCCAGTAACAATCACGACGGCGAACCAGGGATTAGGGTAGGCGTGATTGAACGTATGCCGGGTGAACTTCATGAAGTTCTAACATCTGCATTGCGGATGTTTCGTGAACAAAGTGAACGTGATGCAGAGGGAACACAAGACCCTCATGGAAACTAA